The genomic window ACAATTAAAAGAAAAGGACTGACTTATAAACAGATTAACAACATCGTTGAGAAAGCAAGAGAAGAATTTTATGCCAAGAGTCGTAATAGACGCTAATGTTTTTGTAAGCATCGTTTTAGGCGGTAAAATAACCGGTAAAATAAACGAGTTGCTTATTGAAGGCAAATTCAAGTTGGTATATTCTTTAGAGTTATTTAATGAACTAAAATATGTGCTCGGTAGAAAAGATTTTGAATTTAGCCAGTCACAGATTGATAGAATTTTAACACTTATTGAAGCAGAAGGCGAATTGGTTTTACCCGATGAAACAATTAATGTCTGCCGTGACCCAAAAGATAATCCTGTTCTTGAATGTGCTGTCGCCGGAAAGGTGGATTTTATTGTCACCGGCGATAAGGATTTACTTGCACTTAAATCATTTAAGAAAATACCCATCATACCACCCCAAAAATTCTTAAAGAAAATACAAACCACAGATTAACACAGATTTTCACAGATAACAATG from Elusimicrobiota bacterium includes these protein-coding regions:
- a CDS encoding putative toxin-antitoxin system toxin component, PIN family, whose protein sequence is MPRVVIDANVFVSIVLGGKITGKINELLIEGKFKLVYSLELFNELKYVLGRKDFEFSQSQIDRILTLIEAEGELVLPDETINVCRDPKDNPVLECAVAGKVDFIVTGDKDLLALKSFKKIPIIPPQKFLKKIQTTD